In the genome of Malania oleifera isolate guangnan ecotype guangnan chromosome 5, ASM2987363v1, whole genome shotgun sequence, the window aataattaaacatCTTCTATTGACAGGACTGAAATATGTGTATTGTTTAAGCTATTTAGAAGGGGGCGTCATGAGTGTAGGAAGCTCTATACAGCAAAATATTTGACAAGGTTGACTGTCACTTAGTAGAACAACATATCTTACAATAAGAGATATCTTTAATCTCCAAAACTACCTTTGCCAACCGAATGATTAGTTACACACCTCGTTTTAGAATCAATTGGCTTTATTGAATCAACTAGCGGAGATCAAAAACTGCTCATCATCCTCAACAATTGTTTAattaacaacaaaaacaaaaaaggaaagacAGCAAGCCATTTTACAGACTGATGATTGATTACtagaaaataaagggaaaaaataaaattaaaaggtCCTTCGACCCATGTTTGAACCAGAGGCCTTCATGAAGCCAGGCGTCAAAACCAGCTAACCACAACACCTGGAAAAATAAGTGACATATTTCAACTAGCAGGTTTTCACTTTGATAAAAAGCTCTGGGATGCAGGCTGCTAAGTGCCAAATCTGAAAACAGCAAATTAACAGATGTGCAAGAATTAGTATTGTTCCCTAAAAAAGAATAATTAACATTGAAAAGTCGCCCAAGCTACAACTCTCTTATCCGGTGTATAGCCTCAGATCCATATCCTAGTTTCTGAAGATCAGTTCTCCCCTGATAAACATACAACAGCTCAGGAATATCATCCTGATACTTGATCACAAACTCATTCAAGAACCGCTGCTCAGAGAAACCCAAGATCGTGCCAATGGTGAAATGTTTCTCCATCAAGCCCTTCAACAACAAAATCGTAATAACTGAACACCTTGGAACAATCCTCTTCTCCAAACTAAAGTTGAGAATTAATGGATATTTAGCAACTGCGGATGACAGCCAACCCATTTTATTCACAAGGAAATCCATCACACTTGCAATTTTCTCTTGGGAAGCAGTCATAAAGATGGGATACTTCCTGAAAGCATTTTGAACCTCATCTTCAGACCAACCCCACTCCTGCAAAATGTTCATTTTACGTTCTCGGGTCAACTGACTGTACCCAGAAAGCACAGTAATTGCATTGATAAATTTTGTTTCCTTAGCACTGAATCCCATACTAATAACTTCCCTCACAACCTTATTAAACCTGTCACTATTCAGGAGCACACTAGGAGTATGACAAGATACAAAAAATGAGATCAAGGATTGGGGCATTCCAACTTCCCTCAAGACTGCAACATTGGGGGCTATAGTCTTTTGCACATCCACCAGAAACAATCGTTGTGAGTGCTTCAAAGCTTGAACAACATTTCTATCATTGAGGAGAACTACACTTTTGAGAAAATTGAAGTAAGGGATAATTCGGTTCTCTAAGCTGCACACCAAGAGATTGGGGTTCAAATTGAGAATCTTCGGAAGGTCAGCTCTTGAAACCCCAATGGAAAGGAAAAATTTAAGCTTAGGCAAAATGGTTTTCTCGGGACTAGCTAAAAGCAATGCTGGTATAACTCTAATGAGTTTTGAGATGTGGGTTTCTTTTAATCCATAGTTTCTGAAAAGGGTGAGGACTGAGTCTGGCCTATCAGGGTTTTGAAAGTTTAGCTTCCGTGATGCAGAAACGGCAGTTTCTGGGGACAACCCACATGAATTTACAAGGTACGACACAACAAAAGAGCGTTGTTGTGTGTCATCTGATTCCAAGGATGATGTCAAGGATCTGCTGATGATTAAACTCTTGTGTTGAAGAACACTAAATTGGGCCACTGAACCCCTTGCAGACCTGCTTAATGGGACCAGCTTTTTGCAAAGGACAACAAACATTGCTGTAGCAGTGATAATCACTATTTGAAGGAACTATTCTTCTGGGAGATCAAGTACCATAAGCAGTAACAGACAAGGGTTGCAATTCAGTGGCAGAAATAGTACGTTCACGAAAATGTTGACAAGAGCTGCAAATTCACTTCAAATTCGATGCTATCCACCCCCTTGAACTATCCAGACAACAACTCACATTCAATAACAGCACCAAAGGGGATAGGGAATTTTTCATGGCTTTAGCATCTTCATCGTCAATTTCTTCTAAAATAAGAGAGCTAAATCCCCATAATGCCAAAGAAATTGCTTGCATACAAAAGATTCAAAGCAATGAGTTTGGAATGTGGATACTCCGCTGTATACTGCACCTCTCCAAGACCAATAAACTCTTGTTTGGAATGCCAAGAAAGCAGAAGGATCTGTTTGTCATTGTCTTCAAAAGTTCTCTCTCTTGCCCTGtcttcaggaaaaaaaaaatgaaaataacataaatgtatgcaagctgaaggagaaattcaagaagatgtaatgcatagaattaaagcaggttgagtaaaatggagaagtgcttagAGTGCACTGTGgatcgtaaaatacccttaaaattaaaagcaaaGTTCTGTAGAACGGctgtaagaccagctatgctacattagatcaaaatgttgggcgagtcgggcaactaagaaacaacatatccaaaaaataaaaattaccaaGAGGAGAATGCTGAAATTGATTGGTGGTATaaccttaaaagataaataaaggaATGAACATATTGGCAATAAGTTAGGCATAACTCCTGTAAAAGATCAAATAAGGGAGTGACGGCTCAAGTGGTTTGGGCAATTGCAACATAAGCCAAATAGTGCACTAATGAGGAATAGTGAATTAGTTACTGCAAGGGGTAGTAAAAGGGGTAAgtgtaaacctaaaataactcgGAAttagatagtgagtaaagatttaataccCTAAATCTGTCAAACGATATTgcccatgatcgcataaattgacagaaaataattcatgtagccaaccccacctaatgagaattaaggcttggtttgttgtatatgaaaaatatatgaaattttttatttaaaatgaaatgcaagaACTATTCATGCAAAAATCTCAATTACACATTTTACAAACTTAATTTATACAATCATCAACTacattcatattatagaatattggttgaacaacaaaaaaaaacaacTCAAGGGCATGGCTGATGGTGCGCAACGGGGATCATTCaacaagaaatttaaaaaaataaaataaaataaacgtgGGGCAAAATGGCGGTGACAACAAAGACAGGGAATTTGGGGAGTTGGGAGGTCCAACGGTGCCCTACAAGGCTGGTGTAGTGGCACTAAGGCTCCAAAGTCCAACCACACTAGTGTCAAAGAAATTGACCCTCCATCTCTTGACCTATTCTTATATATTTAAGGCTTTGTTAACAGAATTAAAGGGTAACAAAAGCACAACATTTTAGTGCAAGAAGTGTCCTAGACATGTCCTTGTTATTTCAAGAAGTGCCGAGTAGTGTCTTAGCAATGtccataaataaatataaattaattaatttctgaTGTGTTGGATACGTGTGGAGTAACGAGCAAGTGTATATCTAACATGTGTTGGACACGTACACTTCAAGCTTCCAGAAGTGTTCATGTTTACTAGATATATACTACCTATGTAGTGAAAGATAGACCAGGATGGGCTTGGTCATGTGATTTATGGTATATTctcaataggggggtgaattaggtattttaaaaaaaatttaggtcAAGTATGTCCTAATTTAAAATctcaaccagtattacacaacctagggtcttttctaaac includes:
- the LOC131154917 gene encoding transcription termination factor MTERF15, mitochondrial-like; its protein translation is MFVVLCKKLVPLSRSARGSVAQFSVLQHKSLIISRSLTSSLESDDTQQRSFVVSYLVNSCGLSPETAVSASRKLNFQNPDRPDSVLTLFRNYGLKETHISKLIRVIPALLLASPEKTILPKLKFFLSIGVSRADLPKILNLNPNLLVCSLENRIIPYFNFLKSVVLLNDRNVVQALKHSQRLFLVDVQKTIAPNVAVLREVGMPQSLISFFVSCHTPSVLLNSDRFNKVVREVISMGFSAKETKFINAITVLSGYSQLTRERKMNILQEWGWSEDEVQNAFRKYPIFMTASQEKIASVMDFLVNKMGWLSSAVAKYPLILNFSLEKRIVPRCSVITILLLKGLMEKHFTIGTILGFSEQRFLNEFVIKYQDDIPELLYVYQGRTDLQKLGYGSEAIHRIREL